A window from Luteibacter flocculans encodes these proteins:
- a CDS encoding efflux RND transporter periplasmic adaptor subunit yields the protein MMRSLFAAAGLVAVCLLTACDRPPRHRPAERYVVLAQVTSAPDATSSVLGQVRQAQRATLGFDMAGRLASVAVQPGDRFAQGDTLATLDPAPARLRLAQARSEALASRGEWLDQVEQLRQQQALFDDGAASQSTLSRARAAEQAAHGKATAADAAVALAQRDVEHTRILAPFPGAVVTRMAEPGGDLSAGQSVLTVEGESELEVVASLPAKLASVVAVGDTAQLIGPDGIRAHVQLSHLSRHMAQGAIAEGIFRVLAPPGGLLPGQRVELKLRSPSADQRDTAIPLTALIPDASAGRGSVFVFDAVHGQVMRRPVTVAAIRGDRALIGAGLSIGERVVKAGTAFLSDGQAVVTWEGGSELENP from the coding sequence ATGATGCGCTCTCTTTTCGCGGCTGCCGGCCTGGTCGCCGTATGCCTTCTCACTGCCTGCGACAGGCCGCCAAGGCATCGACCGGCCGAACGCTACGTCGTGCTGGCGCAGGTGACGTCGGCACCCGATGCCACGTCATCGGTGCTGGGGCAGGTGCGTCAGGCACAACGCGCGACACTCGGCTTCGACATGGCGGGTCGACTCGCTTCCGTCGCCGTGCAACCGGGGGATCGATTCGCGCAGGGAGACACCCTCGCCACCCTTGACCCCGCGCCTGCACGTCTCCGGCTTGCGCAGGCGCGCTCGGAAGCACTCGCCTCCCGAGGCGAATGGCTCGATCAGGTCGAGCAGTTGCGCCAGCAGCAGGCCTTGTTCGATGACGGGGCCGCCTCGCAGTCCACACTGTCCCGAGCACGCGCCGCCGAGCAGGCCGCACACGGCAAGGCGACGGCCGCAGACGCTGCCGTCGCGCTTGCACAACGCGACGTGGAACACACCCGCATCCTCGCCCCGTTTCCCGGAGCGGTCGTCACCCGCATGGCGGAACCGGGCGGCGATCTATCCGCGGGTCAGAGCGTGCTCACCGTCGAAGGCGAATCGGAGCTCGAAGTCGTTGCGTCCCTGCCCGCCAAACTCGCTTCGGTCGTTGCGGTCGGCGACACCGCGCAGCTCATCGGACCCGATGGCATTCGGGCCCACGTACAACTGAGTCACCTGTCTCGGCACATGGCGCAAGGTGCGATCGCCGAGGGCATCTTTCGTGTGCTGGCGCCCCCGGGTGGGCTGCTGCCCGGTCAACGGGTGGAACTCAAGCTGCGCAGTCCATCGGCCGACCAACGCGACACGGCGATCCCGTTGACCGCCTTGATACCGGACGCTTCAGCCGGGAGAGGAAGCGTGTTCGTGTTCGACGCCGTCCACGGACAAGTCATGCGTCGCCCCGTCACCGTAGCGGCAATCCGTGGCGATCGCGCCTTGATCGGCGCAGGCCTCTCGATCGGCGAGCGTGTCGTGAAAGCCGGCACCGCGTTCCTCAGCGATGGCCAGGCCGTCGTGACCTGGGAAGGCGGCAGCGAATTGGAGAATCCGTGA
- a CDS encoding efflux transporter outer membrane subunit, whose product MPCRPPHDRLLWPHSIALLVLATASALLSACSLTPRFERPGVALPSTLSASRAPAGPNDGKASPNSTFSPDEARFIASFSPDGEGARIVAAALASNPDMRKVASEVAQARAQRASARSALFPQLDAAAQRDRVHLDDAGAQAMLGRDFTSATLELHDELDFFGRLHALSDAAAHDYLSSKAAQTEARGALIAEVLGAYVDERAAAEIGDKAREADQAADVLLTHAEKQHAVGTLSADDLQARRDVVTKAHLARMNADRKHAQALRYLQSLCGYQLSPPSSNLASLGRTDSMSQALASLPSDVLLSRPDIVGAEERLRAANANIGAARAAFFPSIRLSSSLGHVSPDLGHLFSANTGGWTFLPQLDIPLFDGGARRANLDLAEARKHAAVADYESTVQRAFREVADALDERQAAATRVERMTPLCAADAARLQKAKARHAAGLEDPSELLSQSIDAAQVQMDCLSAERDQAVSRLAVFRAFYGVDLPSPPSANPGRG is encoded by the coding sequence ATGCCCTGCCGCCCGCCCCATGATCGCCTGCTCTGGCCCCACTCCATCGCCTTGCTTGTCCTCGCGACGGCCAGCGCCTTGCTCTCGGCCTGCTCACTGACGCCACGGTTCGAGCGCCCCGGGGTTGCCCTGCCCTCCACGTTGAGCGCGTCCCGTGCGCCGGCGGGTCCGAATGACGGCAAGGCGTCGCCGAACAGCACGTTCTCCCCGGACGAAGCACGCTTCATCGCTTCATTCTCGCCCGATGGCGAGGGCGCCCGCATCGTCGCCGCCGCGCTGGCGAGCAACCCCGATATGCGCAAGGTCGCCTCGGAGGTTGCGCAAGCACGTGCGCAGCGCGCATCGGCGCGATCGGCCCTGTTTCCTCAACTGGATGCCGCCGCCCAACGCGATCGCGTCCACCTGGACGACGCCGGTGCGCAGGCGATGCTGGGTCGCGACTTCACGTCGGCAACGCTTGAACTGCATGACGAACTGGATTTCTTCGGGCGACTTCATGCGCTCTCGGACGCGGCAGCGCACGACTACTTGAGCAGCAAGGCCGCGCAGACCGAGGCACGCGGCGCGCTCATCGCGGAAGTGCTTGGCGCCTATGTGGACGAGCGTGCCGCCGCCGAGATCGGCGACAAGGCACGGGAAGCCGATCAGGCGGCGGACGTTCTTCTGACCCATGCGGAGAAACAACACGCCGTGGGCACGCTGTCGGCCGACGATCTGCAGGCTCGACGCGACGTCGTGACGAAGGCCCATCTTGCGCGCATGAATGCCGATCGCAAACACGCCCAGGCGCTGCGTTATCTGCAATCGCTTTGTGGCTACCAGTTGTCGCCGCCTTCGTCGAATCTGGCCTCCTTGGGGCGGACGGATTCGATGTCGCAAGCGCTGGCCTCCTTGCCATCGGACGTGCTTTTGTCGCGGCCGGACATCGTCGGCGCCGAAGAACGCCTGCGTGCGGCCAATGCAAACATCGGTGCCGCGCGTGCGGCGTTCTTCCCCTCCATTCGCCTGTCTTCTTCTCTGGGACACGTCTCTCCCGATCTGGGGCACCTGTTCAGTGCGAACACGGGCGGATGGACCTTCCTGCCCCAACTGGATATTCCCCTGTTCGATGGCGGCGCGCGTCGGGCGAACCTGGATCTTGCCGAGGCGCGCAAGCATGCGGCCGTCGCGGACTATGAATCGACGGTGCAGCGCGCCTTTCGCGAGGTCGCCGACGCGCTGGACGAACGGCAAGCCGCCGCCACGCGTGTGGAACGGATGACGCCCCTGTGCGCTGCGGACGCAGCGCGCCTTCAAAAGGCCAAGGCGCGACACGCGGCGGGCCTCGAAGATCCTTCCGAGCTGTTGTCGCAGAGCATCGATGCCGCTCAGGTCCAGATGGACTGCCTTTCGGCGGAGCGCGATCAGGCCGTGAGCAGGCTGGCCGTCTTCCGGGCGTTCTACGGCGTCGACCTTCCCTCGCCGCCGTCCGCCAATCCAGGGCGCGGATAA
- a CDS encoding response regulator transcription factor: MRRRVLVIEDDADSASILLAYLEKDGFDVHVAPDGRKGIDAHAQWKPDIVLLDIMLPEVSGIDVLSAIRRTSETPVIMLTALGDEPDKIGALRFGADDYIVKPYSPREVVARVHAVLRRAVQSASTSSNTTFSEGPLIVDTQAVTATVSHPGRDSVTLDLTPTEFGILAMLVKTPFKAFTRMELLEACMPDSDALERVIDTHVHNLRRKLSAEGVSGVLVTVRAVGYRYR; the protein is encoded by the coding sequence ATGCGTCGTCGGGTGCTCGTTATCGAGGATGATGCCGATAGCGCAAGCATCCTCCTTGCCTATCTCGAGAAGGACGGATTCGACGTCCACGTCGCCCCGGACGGTCGCAAGGGCATCGATGCTCACGCGCAATGGAAGCCGGATATCGTGTTGCTCGACATCATGCTGCCCGAGGTGAGCGGCATCGATGTGCTGAGCGCAATCCGCCGTACCAGCGAGACCCCAGTGATCATGCTCACGGCCCTTGGCGACGAGCCCGACAAGATCGGTGCCCTGCGCTTCGGCGCGGATGACTACATCGTCAAGCCGTACAGCCCAAGGGAGGTCGTGGCTCGCGTGCATGCCGTGCTCCGGCGCGCCGTTCAATCCGCTTCCACCTCATCGAACACGACCTTCAGCGAAGGCCCGTTGATCGTCGACACCCAGGCAGTCACCGCCACGGTCAGCCATCCGGGACGCGACAGCGTCACGCTGGACCTGACGCCGACCGAATTCGGCATCCTCGCCATGCTGGTAAAGACGCCCTTCAAGGCGTTCACCCGCATGGAGCTCTTGGAAGCCTGCATGCCCGATAGCGATGCGCTGGAACGGGTGATCGACACGCACGTGCACAACCTTCGCAGGAAGTTGAGTGCGGAAGGCGTCAGCGGCGTTCTCGTGACGGTCAGGGCGGTGGGATACCGTTACCGATGA
- a CDS encoding sensor histidine kinase, whose product MTTQERPPAPRSRSLWRWVAVRMSLLAVGVVLLIALAMWLRLAFEVYAIERRIPPETLAKISVLKASPEQNDQALWTYLRQYYKAQDLLPSVVGSDWLIFYALVLASIPLIIALGFLASRPLSRQFSVVAATARRVTSGDFSARAELVPGAPLELNRLAEDFNAMCEKLSRYEREVLESSAILAHELRTPLNAAMGRVQGILDGVFAPEPDQLTLIHRQLTQLNRLISDLHFLSMARAGELHFIDEPFDMAELVAERMAWSSPAIEEAGMVATFDAPPGILWHGDRGRVGQVISILIENALRYAAAGKALSLRVRANEKAVTIDVQDRGPGIAEDDLPRVFDRFWRAEHSRGRHSGGSGLGLSIADVVVEAHGGSIVARNRDGGGLVVTLTLPYR is encoded by the coding sequence ATGACCACGCAAGAGCGACCGCCGGCGCCGCGCTCACGCTCGCTATGGCGGTGGGTGGCCGTACGCATGAGCTTGCTCGCCGTGGGCGTGGTGCTGCTCATCGCGCTGGCGATGTGGCTGCGCCTTGCGTTCGAGGTGTACGCGATCGAGCGGCGCATTCCGCCGGAAACGCTCGCGAAGATATCCGTCCTGAAAGCCTCCCCGGAGCAGAACGATCAGGCGCTCTGGACCTATCTGCGCCAGTATTACAAGGCGCAGGATCTCCTCCCCAGTGTCGTGGGTTCGGATTGGTTGATCTTCTACGCGCTGGTACTTGCCTCCATCCCGCTCATCATTGCCTTGGGCTTCCTGGCGTCTCGTCCTCTGTCGCGCCAGTTTTCGGTGGTTGCTGCGACGGCGCGGCGTGTGACCAGCGGTGATTTCTCGGCACGCGCCGAGCTGGTTCCCGGTGCGCCTCTGGAATTGAACCGGCTTGCGGAAGACTTCAATGCCATGTGCGAGAAACTGTCTCGCTACGAGCGCGAGGTACTCGAGTCCAGCGCCATCCTGGCGCACGAATTGCGCACGCCGCTGAACGCGGCCATGGGACGGGTCCAGGGCATCCTCGACGGCGTCTTCGCGCCGGAACCTGACCAGCTCACGCTGATCCACCGACAGCTCACGCAGCTCAATCGCCTGATCTCCGATCTTCACTTCCTGTCGATGGCCAGAGCCGGTGAACTTCACTTCATCGATGAACCGTTCGATATGGCTGAGCTCGTGGCTGAGCGCATGGCGTGGTCATCGCCGGCAATCGAGGAGGCCGGCATGGTGGCGACGTTCGATGCGCCCCCTGGCATCCTGTGGCACGGGGATCGTGGCCGCGTCGGGCAAGTGATCTCCATCCTGATCGAGAACGCACTGCGTTACGCCGCCGCGGGAAAGGCGCTGTCGCTTCGCGTACGCGCCAACGAGAAGGCCGTGACGATCGATGTGCAGGACCGCGGTCCTGGCATCGCAGAAGACGACCTGCCCCGTGTGTTTGATCGGTTCTGGCGTGCGGAGCATTCGCGAGGGCGTCATTCGGGTGGTAGCGGCCTCGGATTGTCGATCGCCGATGTCGTCGTCGAAGCTCACGGTGGATCGATCGTCGCCCGCAATCGTGATGGCGGCGGTCTGGTCGTCACGCTGACTCTGCCTTATCGCTGA
- a CDS encoding MipA/OmpV family protein: MQRHLPPRSVRTTGALCLFTVAAAASAAESTQAPDAPADQAAFGVAAVTGPRYAGSDRTFVQILPVIAIQKGPWFIDTLRGLGAQYQTESGFSISEALHYDFGRVDRDSTFRPGSRTLRGMGDVAGSVVSRTIVAQQFNAMLSASAEAEYSLKDGTHRARYRAGVEVGLWQSETDSVAVNADLHAGNRAFDRAYFGVSPVQSRRSGYAAYQADAGLYAYSGSATWTHVFSPHWSSNLVLQGTHYMGKAGDSPLVKRHTALGTALAVNYSL, translated from the coding sequence ATGCAACGACATCTACCTCCCCGTTCCGTTCGCACCACCGGTGCGCTTTGCCTGTTCACGGTCGCCGCTGCGGCCAGCGCCGCCGAGTCGACGCAGGCACCCGATGCCCCCGCCGACCAGGCGGCGTTCGGCGTGGCCGCCGTGACGGGCCCACGCTATGCCGGCTCGGACCGGACGTTTGTGCAGATCCTGCCGGTGATCGCGATCCAGAAGGGCCCCTGGTTCATCGACACGCTGCGCGGTCTGGGTGCGCAGTACCAGACCGAAAGCGGCTTCTCGATCAGCGAGGCCTTGCATTACGACTTCGGCCGCGTCGACCGGGACAGCACGTTTCGTCCCGGTTCGCGAACGCTCCGCGGCATGGGCGACGTGGCCGGCTCCGTCGTGAGCCGCACCATCGTGGCGCAGCAGTTCAACGCCATGCTTTCAGCCAGCGCGGAAGCCGAGTACTCGCTCAAGGACGGCACGCATCGGGCGCGATACCGCGCCGGTGTCGAAGTGGGGCTTTGGCAGAGCGAGACGGATAGCGTGGCCGTCAACGCCGACCTGCACGCCGGCAACCGCGCCTTCGATCGCGCCTATTTTGGCGTCTCCCCTGTGCAAAGTCGTCGCAGCGGCTATGCCGCCTATCAGGCCGACGCCGGCTTGTACGCGTATTCAGGCAGCGCCACCTGGACTCACGTGTTCAGCCCGCACTGGTCAAGCAACCTCGTGTTGCAAGGCACCCACTACATGGGCAAAGCAGGCGACAGCCCGCTCGTCAAACGGCACACGGCACTGGGTACGGCACTGGCCGTGAATTACTCCCTGTAG
- the pdsR gene encoding proteobacterial dedicated sortase system response regulator encodes MARSIAIVEDEPLIRANYVEALNRFGYETRGYGSRSEASNAFAMRLPELVIIDIGLGDEPEGGFDLCRELRAKSATLPIIFLTARDSDFDVISGLRLGADDYLSKDTSLHQLAARIAALFRRIESLKTPAASETVIEHGPLKLESERMRVLWNGIEIPLTVTEFWMVHTLVRFPGHVKNRDQLMREAELVVDDATITSHIKRIRKKFVALAPDFDAIETVHGVGYRWTP; translated from the coding sequence ATGGCCCGCAGTATCGCCATCGTCGAGGACGAACCCCTGATCCGCGCCAACTACGTCGAGGCGCTGAACCGCTTCGGCTACGAGACGCGCGGTTACGGTTCGCGTTCCGAGGCGTCGAATGCCTTTGCCATGCGCCTGCCGGAACTGGTGATCATCGACATCGGTCTGGGCGACGAGCCCGAGGGTGGTTTCGATCTCTGTCGCGAGCTGCGCGCGAAGTCGGCCACCTTGCCGATCATTTTTCTCACCGCTCGCGATTCGGACTTCGACGTCATTTCCGGTCTGCGCCTCGGTGCCGACGATTACCTCTCCAAAGACACCAGTCTGCATCAGCTCGCGGCACGCATCGCCGCGCTGTTCCGTCGCATCGAGTCGTTGAAGACGCCTGCCGCGAGCGAGACGGTCATCGAGCACGGCCCGCTGAAGCTGGAGTCCGAGCGCATGCGCGTGCTGTGGAACGGGATCGAGATCCCGCTGACGGTGACCGAGTTCTGGATGGTGCACACGCTGGTGCGCTTCCCGGGCCACGTCAAGAATCGTGACCAGCTCATGCGCGAAGCGGAGCTGGTGGTCGACGATGCGACGATCACCTCGCACATCAAGCGCATCCGCAAGAAATTCGTGGCGCTGGCACCGGACTTCGATGCGATCGAAACGGTGCATGGCGTGGGCTATCGCTGGACGCCGTGA
- a CDS encoding ATP-binding protein, with protein MSLRQKLLLVALCTLALPVAGWLYVRQMETLLREGQAQALVASARAMARSLVVVDAPLPPAGPAWYVERTPVPITVDGYADDWASLSPWAQTFGHNTKVMLAEDDRWLYFYADVRAPQRHRADAGDRLVLSADHLIISIASGEDAQRYLLASAAPGPTTAIALDADAGVLPDRINAQWQEDGSGFHVEFRLPRGLRLDRFGLGVHIAADGDNEPLSADSRPLLDFSAALSQELSRLAPDGVRVRMLSPDAWLMAQSGKLALPDLPAAERPGWFASLVYRSLLATRLDDDSAWAEDAPRVDLPEVREALQGKPATAWRAGEARGSVVLAAAMPVTVRGRLHGVVLLEQPSRAVPLLANRALFGLLLTSFAVLLVAGGVLLLFATRLTFRLRRLRNAAERAQANDGRLEGPFPLTDATDELGDLARSFARLFEVVGGYTDYLRTLASKLSHELNTPLAIVKSSLDNLDHAGLPPEAEPYLARARDGVARLGALVRAMSEASRMERAIAAAEAEDVDLADIVRGCAEGYRALAGDRRLETELPAEPVPMHVSPELIAQALDKLFDNALSFTPPGGWLRIALRPTAEGADITLSNQGPPLPAAMQGRLFDSLVSLRDKATPGDAPHLGLGLYVVRLVAERHQGTASARNVDDGVAFTLHLKGMPRQRLG; from the coding sequence ATGAGCCTGCGCCAGAAACTGCTGCTCGTGGCGCTGTGCACCCTGGCGTTGCCCGTCGCCGGGTGGCTCTACGTGCGCCAGATGGAAACGCTGCTGCGCGAAGGGCAGGCGCAGGCGCTGGTCGCCTCCGCTCGCGCCATGGCGCGCAGCCTGGTGGTCGTGGATGCCCCGCTGCCGCCGGCAGGCCCCGCGTGGTACGTGGAACGCACGCCGGTGCCGATCACCGTGGACGGCTACGCGGACGACTGGGCGTCGCTGAGCCCGTGGGCGCAGACCTTCGGCCACAACACGAAGGTGATGCTCGCCGAGGACGATCGCTGGCTCTACTTCTACGCGGACGTGCGCGCGCCGCAGCGCCATCGCGCCGACGCGGGCGATCGCCTGGTGCTGAGCGCCGATCACCTCATCATCTCCATCGCCAGCGGCGAGGATGCACAGCGCTACCTGCTCGCCAGTGCCGCGCCGGGGCCCACGACGGCGATCGCGCTGGATGCCGACGCCGGTGTGCTGCCCGATCGCATCAATGCCCAGTGGCAGGAGGATGGCAGCGGCTTCCACGTGGAATTCCGCCTGCCGCGTGGTCTTCGCCTCGACCGCTTCGGCCTCGGCGTGCACATTGCTGCCGACGGCGACAACGAGCCCTTGAGCGCCGACAGCCGTCCCTTGCTCGATTTTTCCGCGGCGCTCTCGCAGGAGTTGTCGCGCCTGGCGCCGGACGGCGTCCGCGTACGCATGCTATCTCCCGATGCATGGCTGATGGCGCAGAGCGGCAAGCTCGCCTTGCCGGACCTTCCCGCCGCCGAGCGTCCTGGCTGGTTCGCCTCGCTGGTCTATCGCTCATTGCTCGCGACGCGCCTCGACGACGACAGCGCCTGGGCCGAGGACGCGCCGCGGGTCGATCTGCCCGAGGTGCGTGAAGCGTTGCAGGGTAAGCCCGCCACAGCGTGGCGCGCGGGCGAGGCGCGTGGCAGCGTCGTGCTGGCGGCGGCGATGCCGGTGACGGTGCGCGGTCGACTGCATGGCGTGGTACTGCTCGAACAACCGAGCCGCGCAGTGCCGCTGCTCGCGAACCGTGCACTGTTCGGCTTGCTGCTCACGAGCTTCGCCGTGCTGCTCGTGGCCGGTGGCGTGCTGCTGCTGTTCGCGACACGGCTCACCTTCCGCCTGCGTCGCCTGCGCAACGCGGCCGAGCGGGCGCAGGCCAACGATGGTCGCCTGGAGGGACCGTTTCCGCTCACCGATGCCACCGACGAACTGGGCGACCTCGCGCGCAGCTTCGCGCGGTTGTTCGAGGTCGTGGGCGGTTATACCGATTACCTGCGCACGCTCGCGTCCAAGCTCTCGCACGAGCTCAATACGCCGCTGGCGATCGTCAAGTCGTCGCTCGACAATCTCGACCACGCCGGGCTGCCCCCGGAAGCGGAGCCGTACCTTGCACGAGCGCGCGACGGCGTGGCGAGACTTGGCGCGCTGGTTCGCGCCATGAGTGAGGCGAGCCGGATGGAGCGCGCCATTGCGGCCGCGGAAGCGGAGGACGTGGACCTCGCCGACATCGTGCGCGGCTGCGCGGAGGGCTATCGCGCCCTGGCCGGCGACCGTCGGCTGGAGACCGAGCTGCCCGCCGAGCCGGTGCCGATGCACGTCTCGCCCGAACTCATCGCCCAGGCGCTGGACAAGCTGTTCGATAACGCGCTTTCGTTCACCCCGCCGGGCGGCTGGCTGCGCATCGCGCTGCGGCCCACGGCCGAGGGCGCGGACATCACGCTATCGAACCAGGGGCCGCCACTACCGGCGGCCATGCAGGGGCGTCTGTTCGACTCCCTGGTGAGCCTGCGCGACAAGGCCACCCCAGGCGACGCACCGCATCTGGGCCTGGGCCTCTACGTGGTCCGCCTCGTGGCCGAGCGCCACCAAGGCACCGCCAGCGCCCGCAACGTGGACGACGGCGTCGCCTTTACCCTCCATCTGAAGGGCATGCCCCGCCAGCGGCTGGGGTAG